From a region of the Williamsia phyllosphaerae genome:
- a CDS encoding DUF2771 family protein translates to MFTLKAGEKKFLAIATIVGFLFVAVVGTAVTLLVLNNDDEEVPYLQATTGKSLVHVEPTILCEIDLSNCKKGAEGTFAPRVPVPAGKSIIVALSRGIFDAPWALTLEFLTPRGFEQQPPEFYGPDEKYSFTVRSTKERLLTNIEVRLPSGRTDTAGAPITRGFWSINTLPEGTQVPQAFMATSGVELQPYNG, encoded by the coding sequence GTGTTCACCCTCAAGGCAGGCGAGAAGAAGTTCCTCGCCATCGCCACCATCGTCGGTTTCCTGTTCGTCGCCGTTGTCGGCACCGCGGTCACTCTCCTCGTCCTCAACAACGACGACGAAGAGGTGCCGTACCTGCAGGCGACCACCGGCAAGTCCCTCGTGCACGTCGAGCCGACCATCCTGTGCGAGATCGACCTGTCGAACTGCAAGAAGGGTGCCGAGGGCACGTTCGCGCCCCGCGTCCCGGTGCCCGCCGGGAAGTCGATCATCGTGGCGCTCTCACGCGGCATCTTCGACGCGCCGTGGGCCCTGACGCTGGAGTTCCTGACGCCCAGGGGTTTCGAGCAGCAGCCCCCGGAGTTCTACGGGCCGGACGAGAAGTACTCGTTCACGGTCCGCTCGACCAAGGAACGTCTGCTGACCAACATCGAGGTACGCCTGCCGTCCGGCCGTACCGACACGGCAGGGGCACCGATCACCCGAGGCTTCTGGTCGATCAACACGCTGCCCGAGGGCACGCAGGTGCCGCAGGCGTTCATGGCAACCAGCGGTGTGGAGCTTCAGCCCTACAACGGTTAG
- a CDS encoding cold-shock protein — translation MPTGKVKWYDAEKGFGFLSQEDGEDVYVRSSALAGGVEALKPGQRVEFGMAAGRRGPQALSVTVLEPAPSVAKNAREAAAAAREPVKRHSPDELHGMVADLITLLENKIQPDLRHGKYPDRKTAQRISEVVRAVAKELEH, via the coding sequence GTGCCAACCGGCAAGGTGAAGTGGTACGACGCGGAGAAGGGCTTCGGCTTCCTGTCCCAGGAGGACGGCGAGGACGTCTACGTTCGATCGAGCGCCCTCGCGGGCGGGGTCGAAGCGCTCAAGCCCGGGCAGCGTGTCGAGTTCGGCATGGCCGCGGGCCGTCGTGGTCCGCAGGCGTTGTCGGTGACGGTGCTCGAGCCCGCGCCCAGCGTCGCGAAGAACGCGCGCGAGGCTGCCGCGGCGGCTCGTGAGCCGGTCAAGCGCCACTCGCCCGACGAGCTGCACGGCATGGTCGCCGATCTGATCACGTTGCTCGAGAACAAGATCCAGCCCGACCTACGCCACGGCAAATACCCGGATCGCAAGACCGCGCAGCGCATCTCCGAGGTCGTTCGTGCGGTCGCCAAGGAGCTCGAGCACTAG
- a CDS encoding flavin reductase family protein, with amino-acid sequence MSADHIDLAPGTDGDALRAAYSCFPSGVVAVCAQIDSAPVGMAASSFATVSLDPPLVSLCVQHTSSTWPKLRDAPRIGVSVFAASQDLLCRQLAGSAEHRFDGIAPQVSDNGALFIPGAAAVLSCSLYNEFPAGDHNLVLLEIEALSADPTIEPLVFHASTFRALEARA; translated from the coding sequence ATGAGCGCCGACCACATCGATCTGGCCCCGGGCACGGACGGCGACGCCCTGCGCGCCGCCTACAGCTGCTTCCCGTCCGGCGTGGTCGCGGTGTGTGCGCAGATCGACTCCGCGCCGGTGGGCATGGCCGCGAGTTCGTTCGCGACCGTCTCCCTCGACCCACCGTTGGTGTCGCTGTGCGTGCAGCACACGTCGAGCACCTGGCCGAAACTGCGAGATGCGCCCCGGATCGGCGTGAGCGTCTTCGCGGCCAGCCAGGATCTGCTCTGCCGGCAGCTCGCCGGATCCGCCGAGCACCGTTTCGACGGCATCGCCCCCCAGGTCAGCGACAACGGCGCACTGTTCATCCCGGGCGCGGCCGCGGTGCTCTCCTGCAGTCTCTACAACGAATTCCCCGCGGGCGACCACAACCTCGTGCTCCTGGAGATCGAGGCGCTGAGTGCGGACCCGACGATCGAACCGCTGGTGTTCCACGCGAGCACCTTCCGAGCCCTCGAGGCGCGCGCCTGA
- the moaA gene encoding GTP 3',8-cyclase MoaA, which yields MPTSGPMVDTFGRTTRDLRVSLTDRCNLRCTYCMPAEGLDWLPRSDVLDTAELVRLIGIAVGDLGVTAIRFTGGEPLLRKDLPEIIEAVARLDPRPEMAVTTNGLGLRRHASRLAAAGLDRVNVSLDTLDRDRFAAITRRDRLDDVLDGLAAAREAGLSPVKINAVLSPDGGLDDAPALLRMCLDNGYALRIIEQMPLDAGHTWSRSDMITADMVHERLSREFDLDADPRPRGSAPAETWVVRGHRMPGRDGAMVDARVGIIASVTRPFCGDCDRTRLTADGALRTCLFSTTETDLRGLVRGGADDAEIAMAWRRATWGKLPGHAINDPSFLQPTRPMSAIGG from the coding sequence ATGCCCACGTCGGGACCGATGGTGGACACGTTCGGTCGGACGACGCGTGATCTGCGGGTCTCGCTTACCGATCGCTGCAACCTGCGCTGCACCTACTGCATGCCGGCCGAGGGACTGGACTGGCTGCCCCGGTCGGACGTGCTCGACACCGCCGAGCTGGTGCGACTGATCGGGATCGCCGTCGGCGACCTGGGCGTGACCGCCATTCGCTTCACCGGCGGCGAACCCCTGCTGCGCAAGGATCTCCCCGAGATCATCGAGGCCGTTGCGCGTCTCGATCCGCGTCCCGAGATGGCCGTCACCACGAACGGGCTCGGACTGCGTCGCCACGCGTCCCGACTGGCCGCGGCCGGCCTCGACCGCGTCAACGTCTCCCTCGACACGCTCGATCGCGACCGGTTCGCCGCCATCACCCGCCGTGACCGCCTCGACGACGTGCTCGACGGGTTGGCGGCCGCGCGTGAGGCCGGACTGTCCCCGGTGAAGATCAACGCCGTCCTGAGCCCCGACGGCGGACTCGACGACGCTCCCGCGCTGCTGCGGATGTGCCTGGACAACGGCTATGCGTTGCGGATCATCGAGCAGATGCCCCTCGACGCCGGACACACCTGGTCACGGTCGGACATGATCACCGCCGACATGGTCCACGAGCGGCTCTCCCGCGAATTCGACCTCGACGCCGACCCGCGACCACGTGGTTCGGCCCCCGCAGAGACCTGGGTCGTACGGGGCCATCGGATGCCCGGACGCGACGGTGCGATGGTCGACGCCCGGGTGGGCATCATCGCCTCGGTGACGCGACCGTTCTGCGGCGATTGCGACCGGACCCGGCTCACCGCGGACGGCGCGCTGCGGACCTGCCTGTTCTCGACAACCGAGACCGATCTGCGCGGCCTCGTGCGCGGCGGTGCCGACGACGCCGAGATCGCGATGGCCTGGCGACGGGCCACCTGGGGCAAGCTACCCGGTCACGCGATCAACGACCCGTCCTTCCTACAGCCGACACGGCCGATGTCGGCCATCGGCGGCTGA
- a CDS encoding MoaD/ThiS family protein, which translates to MRIEVRFFAAAKAAAGRATDVVELPHDATVGDLETALGTDNPDLARVLLRCSYLRDSMAVRDRDRALAPCSLVEVLPPFAGG; encoded by the coding sequence CTGCGCATCGAGGTCCGGTTCTTCGCCGCCGCCAAGGCCGCGGCGGGTCGCGCGACCGATGTCGTCGAACTCCCCCACGACGCCACCGTCGGCGATCTGGAGACCGCCCTCGGCACGGACAACCCCGACCTCGCGCGCGTCCTGCTCCGCTGTTCGTATCTGCGGGATTCGATGGCCGTCCGCGACCGCGACAGGGCGCTCGCACCGTGCTCGTTGGTCGAGGTCCTGCCGCCGTTCGCCGGCGGCTGA